In Croceicoccus sp. Ery15, a genomic segment contains:
- a CDS encoding DUF2274 domain-containing protein, translated as MSKLKLGPLADDRPVKLSVELPAAVHRDLQAYAAALAAETGGAPVPPDKLVAPMLTRFMETDRAFRRHRTQGN; from the coding sequence ATGAGCAAATTGAAGCTGGGGCCGTTGGCCGACGATCGGCCGGTCAAGCTCTCGGTGGAGCTGCCCGCCGCCGTGCATCGCGACTTGCAAGCCTATGCCGCCGCCCTCGCGGCCGAGACCGGGGGAGCGCCGGTCCCGCCCGACAAGCTGGTCGCGCCAATGCTCACCCGCTTCATGGAAACCGACCGGGCCTTTCGCCGGCACCGCACGCAGGGGAATTGA
- a CDS encoding TrbI/VirB10 family protein, with protein MSDPADNSLPEAPAPQTPRPDPQAFQLRGEPPRVMRLSRKALAVMGVAAGLGIGGSLIYALKPPGEKEAKELYSTDGRATSETINSGPKDYGQVPKLGAPLPGDLGGPIVSAQQRGENVPVPPVGAQPDPRAQAEEAARQRAEQERESARMSGVFLGGSSAGAAAMPSLPNLAMAAPDAAAPQPPGQPDGSAAQGDQAAKRAFMAQASNARTVSVERLMAPASPNIVQAGSIVPAALITGIRSDLPGQITAQVTANVYDSPTGRILLIPQGARLIGEYDSEIAAGQTRVLLAWDRLILPDGRSIVLERQPGADAAGYAGLQDRVNQHWGNLLKAAAVSTLLGVGAELGADSEDDLTRALRRGSQDTINQTGQQIVRRQLNVQPTLTIRPGHPLRVVITRDLVLEPIGGAR; from the coding sequence GTGAGCGATCCCGCCGACAATTCCCTGCCCGAAGCGCCCGCACCGCAGACGCCGCGCCCCGATCCTCAAGCCTTCCAGCTTCGCGGCGAGCCACCCCGTGTCATGCGGCTCTCGCGCAAAGCGCTGGCCGTCATGGGCGTCGCCGCCGGCCTCGGCATCGGCGGCTCGCTGATCTACGCGCTCAAGCCGCCCGGCGAGAAGGAGGCTAAGGAACTTTACAGCACCGATGGCCGCGCCACGTCCGAGACGATCAATTCGGGGCCGAAGGACTACGGCCAAGTCCCGAAACTTGGGGCGCCGCTTCCCGGCGACCTCGGCGGGCCGATCGTCTCCGCCCAGCAGCGCGGGGAGAACGTCCCGGTCCCGCCGGTCGGCGCCCAGCCCGATCCGCGCGCCCAGGCCGAGGAAGCCGCCCGCCAGCGCGCCGAGCAGGAACGTGAATCCGCCCGCATGAGCGGCGTGTTCCTCGGCGGTAGCAGCGCCGGGGCCGCTGCAATGCCGTCTCTGCCGAATCTCGCGATGGCAGCGCCGGACGCTGCCGCTCCGCAGCCCCCAGGACAACCAGATGGCTCGGCCGCGCAGGGCGACCAGGCCGCCAAGCGGGCCTTCATGGCGCAGGCGTCCAATGCGCGCACGGTGAGCGTCGAGCGGCTCATGGCGCCGGCCTCGCCCAACATCGTGCAGGCCGGCAGCATCGTGCCCGCCGCACTCATCACCGGCATCCGCTCCGACCTTCCCGGCCAGATCACCGCCCAGGTGACGGCCAACGTCTATGACAGCCCCACGGGCCGCATCCTGCTCATTCCGCAGGGCGCGCGGCTGATCGGCGAATATGACAGCGAGATCGCTGCCGGACAGACGCGCGTGCTGCTGGCCTGGGATCGGCTGATCCTGCCGGACGGCCGCTCGATCGTTCTCGAGCGCCAGCCCGGCGCCGATGCGGCCGGATACGCCGGCTTGCAGGACCGCGTGAACCAGCATTGGGGCAATCTGCTCAAAGCCGCCGCCGTCTCGACCTTGCTCGGCGTCGGGGCCGAGCTTGGCGCGGACAGCGAGGACGACCTGACCCGCGCGCTGCGCCGCGGCTCACAAGACACCATCAACCAGACCGGCCAGCAGATCGTGCGTCGGCAGCTCAATGTGCAGCCGACGCTCACCATTCGGCCGGGCCATCCTTTGCGCGTGGTTATCACGCGCGACCTTGTATTGGAGCCGATCGGAGGCGCGCGATGA